A genome region from Polyodon spathula isolate WHYD16114869_AA chromosome 19, ASM1765450v1, whole genome shotgun sequence includes the following:
- the LOC121294550 gene encoding fibronectin type III and SPRY domain-containing protein 2-like, with protein sequence MAPPFAAFSKYPKYFIFGRHLQVQIPILHSCLLYLQIPGTLFHLNEETAHSSLAISEDGFTFMFYGDEYTELNDITFSDNAFSRCVAIMGELIPIRGKHYWELEVEEQTEYRIGVAYEDTQRNGYLGANNTSWCMRHVTTPSRHKYEFLHNGSTPDIRITMHPKRIGVSLDYETGKLAFFNTELSQHIYTYKCHFLHYVHPCFALEKPGALTVHNGIEAPEYITFS encoded by the exons ATGGCTCCACCG TTTGCTGCGTTCTCAAAATAccctaaatatttcatttttggccgtcACCTGCAGGTACAAATTCCCATCTTACACTCTTGTCTTTTGTACCTTCAAATCCCAGGCACCTTGTTCCATCTGAATGAGGAAACTGCACACTCCTCCCTTGCCATTTCAGAGGACGGATTTACATTCATGTTCTATGGGGATGAATATACAGAATTAAATGACATCACCTTCAGTGATAACGCGTTCTCCAG aTGTGTGGCCATAATGGGAGAGCTAATACCAATTAGAGGGAAGCATTATTGGGAATTAGAAGTGGAAGAACAGACAGAATACCGGATCGGGGTGGCATACGAAGACACACAGAGAAATGGATACCTTGGTGCAAACAACACCTCCTGGTGCATGAGGCACGTCACGACACCATCAAG gcaCAAATATGAATTTTTGCACAATGGATCAACTCCAGATATCCGAATTACAATGCACCCGAAGCGCATTGGAGTGTCTCTAGACTACGAAACAGGGAAACTTGCGTTTTTTAACACAGAGCTTTCACAGCATATCTACACATACAAGTGTCACTTTCTGCACTACGTACACCCTTGTTTTGCATTAGAGAAGCCTGGCGCTCTGACCGTGCACAATGGCATTGAAGCTCCTGAATACATTACATTCTCATGA
- the LOC121294797 gene encoding WASP homolog-associated protein with actin, membranes and microtubules-like isoform X1 produces the protein MMTMDCERVDSLDGWVAIRPNVFEENEKFKLGFIVEWNVIESKFAVTCHNRTLQRQQKKSELSGLDTQTSWAGLFSVCDLKNVHRQLTGVNDVLQQCFPSLSEFEGGNIWDVLFLTRAAGNSAENPVRDLDSPCRQLEKYFNAAIDVCGGKIVLDCLFAQDDRDVEEYFENLHEFKQKSLEEQVARTKEDLRQIIRCHKTADKMVALLKIYEEEDKAYQELVTVATQFYQYLLQPFRDMRELAMLYKMEILKSLEFDDLGPKRIGALQKEADEWRKRAEDAVCSIQDITANYFVETSKALAGMHKQMVEDKKRFGQASWASAAPRLEKVKFMLAKETLQHMRAKDMCLNRKKADIKNSVRTQLMESLADQKDSMETVDKLEMQYYEAQLELYDVKFEILKNEEMLLLAQLDTVRRQIKEMKEEVVYYDTCENLDELLTAEQTGGLRDTTSSEMKTLHQRLQQLEAQRGGICSKRAYLRNKKDQCVEAHQLKHRQAKDSTVRFQQHHSIQMKREQNRNEDRKKKEWVDQERQKTLHRLKAFREKCPASLVLKAPCSQAAATKITKKPKKNKGGQNKQNDIPVQIFLPPGSPPQPGESERVPSQASPPLSPPPPPPPLPPPPPLPPALSTPSHLQPDGPRPLICERPQAPDSARNSLKQNIGSMDEVLASLKRGQILLRKVEQPDQAATNRPADIRDSILSAIRHGVALKKIKHVPNGDTNKQSGNELERSIKAAMQRMKKVSSNSDDVDRGDCQSGEWDS, from the exons ATGATGACAATGGACTGCGAACGAGTGGACAGTCTAGACGGCTGGGTAGCCATCAGACCCAACGTCTTTGAAGAAAACGAGAAGTTCAAGTTAGGCTTTATCGTGGAGTGGAATGTAATCGAAAGCAAGTTTGCTGTCACTTGTCATAATCGGACGCTGCAGAGGCAGCAGAAAAAGAGCGAGCTCTCAGGACTGGACACGCAAACCAGCTGGGCCGGACTGTTTTcggtttgtgatttaaaaaacgTTCACAGGCAGTTGACCGGTGTCAACGACGTGCTGCAGCAATGTTTCCCCAGCCTGAGCGAGTTTGAAGGAGGAAATATTTGGGATGTTTTATTCCTGACCAGGGCAGCTGGTAACAGCGCAGAAAACCCAGTCAGGGACTTGGACTCACCCTGCAGGCAATTGGAGAAATACTTCAACGCAGCTATTGATGTCTGCGGTGGGAAAATCGTGCTGGACTGTCTGTTTGCGCAGGATGACAGGGACGTGGAGGAATACTTCGAGAACCTCCACGAGTTTAAACAGAAGAGTTTGGAGGAGCAGGTGGCGAGAACTAAAGAAGATCTGAGACAG ATAATCCGTTGCCATAAAACTGCTGACAAGATGGTTGCCCTGTTAAAGATTTATGAAGAAGAAGATAAGGCTTACCAGGAATTAGTTACCGTGGCAACACAGTTTTACCAGTACCTGCTGCAACCCTTCAGAGACATGAGGGAACTAGCAATGCTGTATAAAATGGAGATCCTG AAATCCTTGGAATTTGATGACCTGGGTCCAAAAAGAATAGGAGCTCTGCAGAAGGAAGCTGACGAGTGGAGGAAACGAGCCGAGGATGCTGTCTGCTCTATTCAGGACATCACTGCCAACTACTTTGTAGAAACCTCTAAGGCACTTGCAG GGATGCACAAGCAGATGGTTGAGGATAAGAAGAGGTTTGGCCAGGCGTCCTGGGCCTCTGCTGCCCCCAGACTGGAAAAGGTGAAATTCATGTTGGCCAAGGAGACGTTGCAGCACATGAGAGCCAAGGACATGTGCCTGAACCGCAAGAAAGCAGACATCAAGAATAGTGTAAGGACACAACTG ATGGAAAGTCTTGCTGATCAAAAGGACAGCATGGAGACCGTCGATAAATTGGAAATGCAGTATTACGAGGCACAGCTGGAGTTATATGACGTGAAGTTTGAGATTTTGAAGAATGAAGAGATGCTGTTACTGGCTCAGTTAGACACTGTACGGAGACAGATTAAAG AGATGAAAGAGGAGGTTGTGTATTATGACACATGTGAGAATCTGGATGAGCTGCTCACAGCTGAGCAGACTGGGGGACTGAGAGACACAACCTCGTCGGAAATGAAGACTCTGCATCAACGCCTTCAGCAGCTGGAGGCCCAGAGAGGAGGCATCTGCTCAAAGAGGGCCTATCTAAGGAACAAGAAG GATCAGTGTGTGGAGGCCCATCAGCTCAAGCACAGGCAGGCAAAAGACAGCACAGTGCGCTTCCAACAGCACCACAGCATTCAGATG AAAAGAGAGCAGAATAGGAACGAGGACAGGAAGAAGAAGGAGTGGGTGGACCAGGAACGGCAGAAGACATTGCATAGACTGAAGGCCTTTAGAGAG AAATGCCCAGCAAGTCTTGTGTTAAAGGCACCCTGTTCCCAAGCAGCAGCCACAAAAATCACAAAGAAACCCAAGAAAAACAAGGGTGGCCAGAATAAGCAGAATGACATCCCCGTTCAGATCTTCCTCCCACCCGGCTCTCCTCCCCAGccaggagagagtgagagggtgCCGAGCCaagcctctcctcctctctctccccctcctcctcctccccccctccctccgcCGCCCCCACTCCCTCCTGCTCTCTCCACACCCTCACACCTACAGCCCGACGGGCCTCGACCCCTCATCTGTGAAAGACCGCAAGCGCCCGACTCGGCGAGAAATTCTCTGAAACAAAACATAG gTTCAATGGATGAGGTTTTGGCCTCTTTGAAGCGAGGCCAGATCTTACTGAGGAAAGTAGAGCAGCCTGACCAAGCAGCCACCAACAGACCTGCAGACATCCGAGACAGCATCTTATCAGCCATCAGACACGGAGTCGCTCTGAAGAAGATAAAGCATGTGCCTAACGGGGACACAAACAAGCAGTCAGGGAACGAGCTGGAGCGCAGTATCAAAGCAGCCATGCAGAGGATGAAAAAAGTTTCCTCCAATTCGGACGACGTGGACAGAGGGGACTGCCAGTCAGGAGAGTGGGACAGCTAG
- the LOC121294797 gene encoding WASP homolog-associated protein with actin, membranes and microtubules-like isoform X2, protein MMTMDCERVDSLDGWVAIRPNVFEENEKFKLGFIVEWNVIESKFAVTCHNRTLQRQQKKSELSGLDTQTSWAGLFSVCDLKNVHRQLTGVNDVLQQCFPSLSEFEGGNIWDVLFLTRAAGNSAENPVRDLDSPCRQLEKYFNAAIDVCGGKIVLDCLFAQDDRDVEEYFENLHEFKQKSLEEQVARTKEDLRQIIRCHKTADKMVALLKIYEEEDKAYQELVTVATQFYQYLLQPFRDMRELAMLYKMEILKSLEFDDLGPKRIGALQKEADEWRKRAEDAVCSIQDITANYFVETSKALAGMHKQMVEDKKRFGQASWASAAPRLEKVKFMLAKETLQHMRAKDMCLNRKKADIKNSMESLADQKDSMETVDKLEMQYYEAQLELYDVKFEILKNEEMLLLAQLDTVRRQIKEMKEEVVYYDTCENLDELLTAEQTGGLRDTTSSEMKTLHQRLQQLEAQRGGICSKRAYLRNKKDQCVEAHQLKHRQAKDSTVRFQQHHSIQMKREQNRNEDRKKKEWVDQERQKTLHRLKAFREKCPASLVLKAPCSQAAATKITKKPKKNKGGQNKQNDIPVQIFLPPGSPPQPGESERVPSQASPPLSPPPPPPPLPPPPPLPPALSTPSHLQPDGPRPLICERPQAPDSARNSLKQNIGSMDEVLASLKRGQILLRKVEQPDQAATNRPADIRDSILSAIRHGVALKKIKHVPNGDTNKQSGNELERSIKAAMQRMKKVSSNSDDVDRGDCQSGEWDS, encoded by the exons ATGATGACAATGGACTGCGAACGAGTGGACAGTCTAGACGGCTGGGTAGCCATCAGACCCAACGTCTTTGAAGAAAACGAGAAGTTCAAGTTAGGCTTTATCGTGGAGTGGAATGTAATCGAAAGCAAGTTTGCTGTCACTTGTCATAATCGGACGCTGCAGAGGCAGCAGAAAAAGAGCGAGCTCTCAGGACTGGACACGCAAACCAGCTGGGCCGGACTGTTTTcggtttgtgatttaaaaaacgTTCACAGGCAGTTGACCGGTGTCAACGACGTGCTGCAGCAATGTTTCCCCAGCCTGAGCGAGTTTGAAGGAGGAAATATTTGGGATGTTTTATTCCTGACCAGGGCAGCTGGTAACAGCGCAGAAAACCCAGTCAGGGACTTGGACTCACCCTGCAGGCAATTGGAGAAATACTTCAACGCAGCTATTGATGTCTGCGGTGGGAAAATCGTGCTGGACTGTCTGTTTGCGCAGGATGACAGGGACGTGGAGGAATACTTCGAGAACCTCCACGAGTTTAAACAGAAGAGTTTGGAGGAGCAGGTGGCGAGAACTAAAGAAGATCTGAGACAG ATAATCCGTTGCCATAAAACTGCTGACAAGATGGTTGCCCTGTTAAAGATTTATGAAGAAGAAGATAAGGCTTACCAGGAATTAGTTACCGTGGCAACACAGTTTTACCAGTACCTGCTGCAACCCTTCAGAGACATGAGGGAACTAGCAATGCTGTATAAAATGGAGATCCTG AAATCCTTGGAATTTGATGACCTGGGTCCAAAAAGAATAGGAGCTCTGCAGAAGGAAGCTGACGAGTGGAGGAAACGAGCCGAGGATGCTGTCTGCTCTATTCAGGACATCACTGCCAACTACTTTGTAGAAACCTCTAAGGCACTTGCAG GGATGCACAAGCAGATGGTTGAGGATAAGAAGAGGTTTGGCCAGGCGTCCTGGGCCTCTGCTGCCCCCAGACTGGAAAAGGTGAAATTCATGTTGGCCAAGGAGACGTTGCAGCACATGAGAGCCAAGGACATGTGCCTGAACCGCAAGAAAGCAGACATCAAGAATAGT ATGGAAAGTCTTGCTGATCAAAAGGACAGCATGGAGACCGTCGATAAATTGGAAATGCAGTATTACGAGGCACAGCTGGAGTTATATGACGTGAAGTTTGAGATTTTGAAGAATGAAGAGATGCTGTTACTGGCTCAGTTAGACACTGTACGGAGACAGATTAAAG AGATGAAAGAGGAGGTTGTGTATTATGACACATGTGAGAATCTGGATGAGCTGCTCACAGCTGAGCAGACTGGGGGACTGAGAGACACAACCTCGTCGGAAATGAAGACTCTGCATCAACGCCTTCAGCAGCTGGAGGCCCAGAGAGGAGGCATCTGCTCAAAGAGGGCCTATCTAAGGAACAAGAAG GATCAGTGTGTGGAGGCCCATCAGCTCAAGCACAGGCAGGCAAAAGACAGCACAGTGCGCTTCCAACAGCACCACAGCATTCAGATG AAAAGAGAGCAGAATAGGAACGAGGACAGGAAGAAGAAGGAGTGGGTGGACCAGGAACGGCAGAAGACATTGCATAGACTGAAGGCCTTTAGAGAG AAATGCCCAGCAAGTCTTGTGTTAAAGGCACCCTGTTCCCAAGCAGCAGCCACAAAAATCACAAAGAAACCCAAGAAAAACAAGGGTGGCCAGAATAAGCAGAATGACATCCCCGTTCAGATCTTCCTCCCACCCGGCTCTCCTCCCCAGccaggagagagtgagagggtgCCGAGCCaagcctctcctcctctctctccccctcctcctcctccccccctccctccgcCGCCCCCACTCCCTCCTGCTCTCTCCACACCCTCACACCTACAGCCCGACGGGCCTCGACCCCTCATCTGTGAAAGACCGCAAGCGCCCGACTCGGCGAGAAATTCTCTGAAACAAAACATAG gTTCAATGGATGAGGTTTTGGCCTCTTTGAAGCGAGGCCAGATCTTACTGAGGAAAGTAGAGCAGCCTGACCAAGCAGCCACCAACAGACCTGCAGACATCCGAGACAGCATCTTATCAGCCATCAGACACGGAGTCGCTCTGAAGAAGATAAAGCATGTGCCTAACGGGGACACAAACAAGCAGTCAGGGAACGAGCTGGAGCGCAGTATCAAAGCAGCCATGCAGAGGATGAAAAAAGTTTCCTCCAATTCGGACGACGTGGACAGAGGGGACTGCCAGTCAGGAGAGTGGGACAGCTAG